A stretch of the Ochrobactrum sp. BTU1 genome encodes the following:
- a CDS encoding 3-hydroxybutyryl-CoA dehydrogenase: MAIKTVGIVGAGQMGSGIAHVCALAGYDVLLHDAAADRLEKGIATINGNMARQVSSGKLEEQQRADAMKLIRPAVSMEDLAGVDLAIEAATEDETVKRKIFAQLCPVLNPEAIVATNTSSISITRLASTTDRPERFIGIHFMNPVPIMKLVELVRGIATEEDTFRKSKDFVTALGKTVTVAEDFPAFIVNRILLPMINEAIYTLYEGVGSVEAIDTAMKLGANHPMGPLQLADFIGLDTCLSIMQVLHDGLSDSKYRPCPLLVKYVEAGWLGRKTGRGFYDYRGENPVPTR, encoded by the coding sequence GTGGCAATCAAGACGGTAGGTATTGTTGGCGCGGGTCAGATGGGCAGCGGAATTGCTCATGTGTGCGCATTGGCAGGTTACGACGTGCTTCTGCACGACGCGGCTGCGGACCGGCTGGAAAAGGGCATTGCCACAATCAACGGCAATATGGCGCGACAGGTATCTTCTGGTAAGCTGGAAGAACAGCAGCGTGCCGATGCAATGAAGCTGATCCGTCCTGCTGTTTCGATGGAAGACCTTGCAGGTGTTGATCTGGCAATTGAAGCCGCTACCGAAGACGAAACCGTCAAGCGCAAGATTTTTGCCCAGCTTTGCCCGGTGCTAAACCCTGAAGCCATTGTTGCGACCAATACGTCGTCGATCTCCATCACGCGTCTCGCCTCGACCACTGACCGTCCAGAACGCTTCATCGGTATTCACTTCATGAATCCCGTGCCAATCATGAAACTGGTTGAGCTGGTCCGAGGTATCGCGACTGAGGAAGACACATTCCGCAAGTCGAAGGATTTTGTCACCGCACTTGGCAAGACTGTAACGGTTGCCGAAGATTTTCCGGCTTTTATCGTCAACCGCATTTTGCTGCCCATGATCAACGAAGCAATCTACACGCTCTATGAAGGTGTGGGCAGCGTTGAGGCCATCGACACCGCCATGAAGCTTGGTGCAAACCATCCGATGGGACCTTTGCAGCTCGCGGATTTCATTGGCCTTGATACGTGCCTCTCGATCATGCAGGTGCTGCATGACGGCCTGTCGGACTCGAAATATCGCCCATGCCCGCTGCTGGTCAAATATGTCGAAGCGGGCTGGCTTGGCCGTAAGACTGGCCGTGGTTTCTATGATTATCGTGGTGAAAACCCGGTTCCAACGCGTTAA
- a CDS encoding universal stress protein, whose translation MYKTILIATDGSELADKGVEQGVALAKRFGSKVLLVSVTELLPSYGIVVAAEWASSPAAFQEYREAITKAAADLLAKAKAKAEAAGVDVETLHIENQSPAQGIIEAAKQTGSDLIVIASHGRRGVNKLLLGSQAAEVLSLSSVPVLVVK comes from the coding sequence GTGTATAAGACTATTCTGATTGCAACCGATGGATCTGAACTTGCCGATAAGGGCGTCGAACAGGGTGTGGCTCTGGCCAAGCGGTTTGGCTCGAAGGTGCTGCTGGTTTCTGTGACCGAGCTTCTGCCATCCTATGGCATCGTCGTTGCTGCGGAATGGGCATCCAGCCCTGCCGCCTTCCAGGAATATCGCGAGGCAATCACCAAAGCGGCAGCCGATTTGCTCGCCAAAGCAAAAGCCAAGGCGGAAGCTGCTGGCGTTGATGTTGAAACTCTGCACATTGAGAACCAGTCACCAGCACAGGGCATTATTGAAGCCGCCAAGCAGACAGGCAGTGATCTGATCGTGATCGCATCGCATGGCCGTCGCGGCGTCAACAAGCTGCTGCTCGGCAGTCAGGCTGCTGAAGTGCTTTCATTGAGCTCTGTGCCTGTGCTCGTGGTTAAGTAA
- a CDS encoding GNAT family N-acetyltransferase: MAAKPLLEESAGGHTARIISQLSDSVAAMDATKRLEESLHSSRDIPRKLAIYGASAGFELRDELDHLSSRTIEPNIFFNARFLAPAMPRLEDREVRFMVMRDENEIRSRLRFVMPYTIERPGLPLSSPVIRAWATPFGPQGTPLIDHDDPVGVVEDLFDILARDHIKMPAVLVLPEMRADGAVAKLIRSVAVGRQLPIVSIEQKSRPFLQSELDGETYVKQAIGPHHRREYSRLWRRLAEQGELAHRIARTPDEVRFAFEHFLTLEASGWKGRRGTAMAVDRFRAAFAREAVNNLAERDCVRIHTLELDGRVIAILIVFTVSGEAWTWKTAYDETLQAYSPGMLLMIEVVKNHLEDTNITRTDSCAVPDHPVMSRLFQERETIETLVIGLTPGVDKQVRQAASQIHLYQRTRNLTRIIRNRIRNFTERK, translated from the coding sequence ATGGCCGCAAAACCTTTGCTTGAGGAATCCGCAGGCGGACATACGGCTCGCATCATCTCACAACTTTCCGACAGCGTTGCCGCAATGGATGCCACTAAGCGTCTGGAGGAAAGTCTGCACAGCAGTCGCGATATTCCGCGCAAGCTTGCGATCTATGGCGCATCGGCCGGTTTTGAGCTGCGCGACGAACTCGATCACTTAAGCAGCCGGACAATCGAACCCAACATCTTTTTCAATGCGCGCTTCCTCGCACCAGCGATGCCGCGTCTGGAAGATCGTGAAGTGCGCTTCATGGTCATGCGCGACGAAAACGAAATCCGTAGCCGGCTGCGTTTCGTCATGCCTTACACGATTGAACGCCCCGGCCTACCACTCTCATCTCCTGTTATTCGTGCATGGGCAACACCTTTCGGCCCACAGGGCACACCGCTAATCGATCACGACGATCCTGTCGGCGTTGTCGAAGATCTTTTCGATATTCTGGCGCGTGATCATATTAAAATGCCGGCCGTGCTTGTTCTTCCTGAAATGCGCGCCGACGGTGCCGTCGCGAAGCTCATTCGATCCGTGGCAGTTGGACGTCAGCTACCAATCGTTTCCATAGAGCAAAAATCGCGTCCATTTCTTCAGAGCGAGCTTGATGGGGAAACCTATGTCAAACAAGCGATTGGTCCGCACCATCGCCGCGAGTATAGCCGCCTTTGGCGCCGTCTCGCCGAACAAGGCGAACTCGCACATCGCATCGCTCGTACACCTGACGAAGTGCGTTTTGCATTCGAGCATTTCCTGACGCTTGAAGCGAGCGGATGGAAAGGACGCCGTGGTACAGCCATGGCAGTCGACCGTTTCCGTGCAGCCTTTGCACGCGAAGCAGTTAACAATCTTGCAGAGCGCGATTGCGTACGCATCCACACACTTGAGCTTGATGGCCGCGTGATCGCGATCCTGATTGTCTTCACGGTTTCTGGCGAAGCATGGACGTGGAAAACCGCCTATGACGAAACCCTGCAAGCCTACTCGCCCGGCATGTTGTTGATGATCGAGGTGGTGAAAAACCATCTGGAAGACACCAATATCACGCGGACTGATTCATGCGCCGTGCCGGATCACCCTGTCATGTCACGCCTATTTCAGGAACGTGAAACCATCGAAACTTTGGTAATTGGTTTGACACCGGGAGTAGACAAGCAGGTTCGTCAGGCGGCATCGCAAATCCATCTTTATCAGCGTACACGCAATCTGACCCGTATCATCCGAAATCGCATCCGCAATTTTACGGAACGGAAATAA
- the cysK gene encoding cysteine synthase A, translated as MSKPLGGKDGETAGRGRIYNSILDTIGNTPLVRIDKFAKENGVEANLLVKLEFFNPLASVKDRIGLALIEALEAQGKAVPGKTVFVEPTSGNTGIALAFAAAAKGYRLVLTMPETMSVERRKLLKLLGAELVLTEGAKGMKGAIAKAEEIAEGNPNAIIPQQFENPANPEIHRLTTAEEIWNDTNGEADILISGIGTGGTITGVGQVIKARKPSFKVIAVEPKDSPILSGGTPGPHKIQGIGAGFAPKTLDTSVYDEVVTVSNEDSFANSRLIARIEGIPVGISSGAALTAAIEIGKRPENKGKNIVIIIPSFAERYLSTALFEGLE; from the coding sequence ATGAGCAAGCCCCTTGGCGGAAAAGACGGCGAGACCGCAGGACGCGGTCGCATCTATAATTCCATTCTCGATACGATCGGCAATACACCGCTCGTGCGCATCGACAAGTTTGCCAAGGAAAATGGCGTTGAAGCCAACCTTCTGGTCAAGCTCGAATTCTTCAATCCATTGGCGAGCGTCAAGGACCGTATCGGTCTTGCGCTGATCGAAGCGCTTGAAGCACAGGGCAAAGCTGTTCCGGGCAAGACCGTATTTGTGGAACCTACTTCCGGCAACACCGGTATTGCACTGGCTTTTGCGGCAGCCGCCAAGGGTTATCGCCTCGTTCTGACCATGCCTGAAACCATGTCTGTTGAACGCCGCAAGCTGCTCAAGCTGCTCGGCGCAGAACTGGTTCTGACGGAAGGCGCAAAAGGCATGAAAGGCGCCATCGCCAAGGCGGAAGAAATCGCCGAAGGCAACCCGAATGCCATCATTCCACAGCAGTTTGAAAACCCGGCCAATCCTGAAATTCACCGCCTTACCACGGCTGAAGAAATCTGGAACGACACCAATGGTGAAGCAGACATCCTGATTTCCGGCATTGGCACCGGCGGCACCATTACCGGCGTTGGTCAGGTCATCAAGGCACGTAAGCCATCCTTCAAGGTGATTGCTGTCGAGCCTAAGGATTCGCCAATTCTTTCCGGCGGCACACCCGGCCCACATAAGATCCAGGGCATCGGCGCGGGCTTTGCGCCAAAGACGCTCGACACCAGCGTTTATGATGAAGTCGTGACCGTTTCCAACGAGGATTCCTTTGCCAATTCCCGCCTGATTGCGCGCATTGAAGGCATCCCTGTCGGCATTTCTTCAGGTGCAGCGCTCACTGCAGCTATCGAAATCGGCAAGCGCCCTGAAAACAAGGGCAAGAACATTGTCATCATCATTCCATCATTCGCAGAACGCTATCTTTCGACGGCGCTGTTTGAAGGTCTGGAATAA
- the secA gene encoding preprotein translocase subunit SecA, which produces MVSFGGLARKIFGSSNDRQVKSLRVRAEQITALEKNYEALTDEQLQAKTAEFRAELAQGKKLDALLPDAFATAREAAKRVLGMRPFDVQLIGGMVLHERGIAEMRTGEGKTLMATLPVYLNALEGKGVHVVTVNDYLATRDAETMGKLYNFLGLTVGVIKHGLDDNERQAAYGCDITYGTNNELGFDYLRDNMKYERGQMVQRGHNYAIVDEVDSILIDEARTPLIISGPLEDRSDFYNLIDTFIPALEPEDFEIDEKQKTAIFTEVGTEKVEQLLEAAGHLKGESLYDIENVAVVHHLNNALRAHKLFQRDKDYIVRNDEIVIIDEFTGRMMPGRRFSEGLHQALEAKEHVTIQPENQTLASITFQNYFRMYTKLSGMTGTAATEAEEFGNIYGLEVLEIPTNLPVKRLDEDDEVYRTVEEKYKAIVRDIQASHAKGQPVLVGTTSIEKSELLAERLRKEGIKGFQVLNARYHEQEAFIIAQAGVPGAVTIATNMAGRGTDIQLGGNLEMRIHEELSDMPEGAERTAKIAEIKADIAKLKEKALAAGGLYVLATERHESRRIDNQLRGRSGRQGDPGRSKFFLSLQDDLMRIFGSDRMDGMLQKLGLKEDEAIVHPWINKALEKAQTKVEARNFEIRKNLLKYDDVMNDQRKVIFEQRLEIMDEEDLTETVNEMRHEVIEDMVALRIPKDAYAEKWDIAGLKDDILTKLNLVLPVEDWAKEEGIAEEEFETRIKEAADKAAAEKAERFGAQIMTYIEKSVIMQSLDNLWREHLVNLDHLRSVVGFRGYAQRDPLNEYKTEGFELFQALLANLREVVITQLMRVEIVREAPPEPELPPMTGRHIDSTTGENDFDENAWAEHQQDERVIPAGDRDPADPTTWGKVSRNEACPCGSGKKYKHCHGAFE; this is translated from the coding sequence ATGGTCAGCTTTGGCGGCCTCGCCCGCAAGATATTCGGTTCATCCAACGACCGCCAAGTGAAATCACTGCGGGTTCGTGCAGAACAGATTACTGCGCTTGAGAAGAATTACGAAGCACTCACCGATGAACAGCTTCAGGCGAAGACTGCGGAATTCCGCGCTGAACTCGCTCAGGGCAAGAAACTGGATGCATTGCTTCCCGACGCTTTTGCGACGGCTCGTGAAGCCGCCAAGCGCGTTCTCGGTATGCGCCCATTCGACGTGCAGCTGATCGGCGGCATGGTGCTGCATGAACGCGGCATCGCCGAAATGCGCACCGGTGAAGGCAAGACGCTGATGGCGACGCTGCCCGTTTACCTCAACGCTCTTGAAGGCAAGGGCGTGCATGTGGTGACGGTCAACGATTACCTCGCTACCCGCGATGCCGAAACCATGGGCAAGCTTTATAACTTCCTCGGTCTGACCGTGGGCGTTATCAAGCATGGTCTCGACGACAATGAGCGTCAGGCTGCTTACGGCTGCGACATCACCTACGGCACCAACAACGAGCTCGGCTTCGATTATCTACGCGATAACATGAAGTACGAACGTGGCCAGATGGTCCAGCGCGGTCACAACTACGCCATCGTCGACGAAGTGGATTCGATCCTCATCGACGAAGCGCGTACGCCGCTGATCATTTCCGGTCCACTTGAAGACCGTTCGGATTTCTACAACCTCATCGACACTTTCATTCCTGCTCTTGAGCCGGAAGATTTTGAAATCGATGAAAAGCAGAAGACCGCGATCTTTACAGAAGTCGGCACCGAAAAGGTTGAACAGCTTCTTGAAGCTGCAGGACACCTCAAGGGTGAAAGCCTTTACGACATCGAAAACGTTGCCGTCGTTCACCACCTGAACAACGCGTTGCGCGCTCACAAACTGTTCCAGCGTGACAAGGACTACATCGTCCGCAACGACGAAATCGTCATCATCGACGAATTCACCGGCCGTATGATGCCGGGCCGCCGTTTCTCGGAAGGTCTGCATCAGGCACTGGAAGCCAAGGAACACGTCACAATCCAGCCTGAAAACCAGACGCTGGCTTCGATCACCTTCCAGAACTATTTCCGTATGTACACCAAGCTCTCCGGCATGACCGGTACAGCTGCGACGGAAGCGGAAGAATTCGGCAACATCTACGGTCTGGAAGTTCTGGAAATTCCGACCAACCTGCCGGTCAAGCGTCTCGATGAAGACGACGAAGTTTATCGTACGGTTGAAGAAAAATACAAAGCCATTGTGCGTGACATTCAGGCTTCGCACGCAAAGGGCCAGCCGGTTCTCGTCGGCACAACGTCGATTGAAAAGTCGGAACTTCTGGCAGAGCGACTGCGCAAAGAAGGCATCAAGGGCTTCCAGGTTCTGAATGCCCGTTATCACGAGCAGGAAGCCTTTATTATCGCGCAGGCTGGTGTTCCGGGTGCAGTGACCATCGCCACCAACATGGCAGGTCGCGGTACGGATATTCAGCTCGGCGGCAATCTTGAAATGCGCATTCACGAAGAGCTTTCGGATATGCCTGAAGGCGCAGAGCGCACTGCAAAAATCGCCGAGATCAAGGCTGATATTGCGAAGCTGAAAGAAAAGGCTCTCGCTGCTGGCGGTCTTTATGTTCTCGCCACCGAGCGTCACGAAAGCCGTCGTATCGACAACCAGCTGCGCGGTCGTTCGGGCCGTCAGGGCGATCCGGGCCGTTCAAAGTTCTTCCTGTCGCTGCAGGACGATCTGATGCGCATCTTCGGCTCCGACCGTATGGACGGAATGCTGCAGAAGCTCGGCCTCAAGGAAGACGAAGCCATCGTTCACCCGTGGATCAATAAGGCGCTTGAAAAGGCGCAGACCAAGGTTGAAGCCCGTAACTTCGAAATCCGTAAGAACCTGCTCAAGTACGACGACGTGATGAACGATCAGCGTAAGGTGATCTTCGAGCAGCGCCTTGAAATCATGGACGAAGAAGACCTGACCGAGACCGTGAACGAAATGCGTCACGAAGTTATTGAGGACATGGTTGCTCTTCGTATCCCCAAGGATGCTTATGCAGAAAAGTGGGATATTGCCGGTCTTAAGGACGATATTCTCACCAAACTTAACCTCGTCCTACCGGTGGAAGACTGGGCCAAGGAAGAGGGTATCGCCGAAGAAGAGTTTGAAACCCGTATCAAGGAAGCAGCTGACAAGGCCGCAGCCGAGAAGGCAGAGCGTTTCGGTGCGCAGATCATGACCTACATCGAGAAATCGGTGATCATGCAGTCGCTTGATAACCTCTGGCGTGAGCATCTGGTAAATCTTGACCACTTGCGTTCGGTCGTTGGTTTCCGTGGTTATGCTCAGCGCGATCCGTTGAACGAGTACAAGACCGAAGGCTTCGAGCTGTTCCAGGCTCTGCTTGCCAATCTGCGCGAAGTGGTCATCACGCAGCTGATGCGCGTTGAAATCGTTCGCGAAGCTCCGCCAGAGCCTGAACTTCCGCCGATGACCGGCCGTCATATCGACAGCACCACCGGCGAGAACGACTTTGATGAAAATGCATGGGCTGAACATCAGCAGGATGAACGCGTCATCCCGGCTGGCGATCGTGATCCGGCAGACCCGACCACATGGGGCAAGGTCAGCCGCAACGAAGCCTGCCCTTGCGGCTCAGGAAAGAAATACAAGCATTGTCACGGCGCGTTTGAATAA
- a CDS encoding electron transfer flavoprotein subunit beta/FixA family protein — protein sequence MKVLVAVKRVVDYNVKIRVKGDGSGVELANVKMSMNPFDEIAVEEAIRLKEAGKVTEIVVVSVGPAQAQETLRTALAMGADRAILVKTDETVEPLGVAKVLKGVVDAEQPDLVFLGKQAIDDDSNQTGQMLSALLNWSQATFASKVELGDGSAKVTREVDGGLQTIDVKLPAIVTVDLRLNQPRYASLPNIMKAKKKPLDEKSPADFGADIASRLKVLKTEEPGGRKAGVKVGSVSELVEKLKADGVL from the coding sequence ATGAAAGTCCTTGTCGCAGTAAAGCGGGTTGTAGATTACAACGTAAAGATCCGTGTTAAGGGAGATGGTTCGGGCGTTGAGCTTGCAAACGTCAAGATGTCGATGAACCCTTTTGACGAGATCGCGGTTGAAGAAGCGATCCGTTTGAAGGAAGCAGGCAAGGTCACGGAAATCGTCGTGGTTTCGGTCGGTCCGGCACAGGCGCAGGAAACGTTGCGCACCGCACTTGCCATGGGTGCGGACCGCGCAATCCTCGTGAAGACTGACGAAACCGTCGAGCCGCTTGGTGTTGCCAAGGTTTTGAAGGGCGTGGTCGATGCTGAACAGCCGGACCTCGTGTTCCTCGGCAAGCAGGCGATTGACGACGATAGCAACCAGACCGGCCAGATGCTTTCGGCACTGCTCAACTGGAGCCAGGCAACATTCGCCTCGAAGGTTGAACTGGGTGACGGTTCGGCCAAGGTAACGCGCGAAGTCGATGGTGGTCTTCAGACCATTGATGTGAAGCTTCCAGCCATTGTCACGGTTGATCTTCGCTTGAACCAGCCGCGTTATGCATCGCTGCCAAACATCATGAAGGCCAAGAAGAAGCCGCTTGATGAGAAGTCGCCTGCCGATTTCGGTGCTGATATTGCGTCGCGCCTCAAGGTTCTGAAGACCGAAGAGCCGGGTGGCCGCAAGGCTGGCGTGAAGGTTGGTTCGGTTTCCGAGCTGGTCGAGAAGCTTAAAGCCGACGGCGTATTGTAA
- a CDS encoding lipopolysaccharide biosynthesis protein, with protein sequence MRFSAAKAASRVLPGRIAARLRPVTERVDAILLGSGPQADAQRASLLAFSVRVASAAIALISQVILARWMGEFQYGIFVLVWLSMIIIGDLACFGLHTTIIRYAPEYVQRNLFNPLRGILYAGRLFALGSATAIALFGAVLLLLLKDRIETYYLIPFILGFICLPMIALGNMLDGIARSRTWIMMALTPSYIIRPLLVLIFMIAAHAASLPSTATTALGVSIAATWATTVGQWLMLDRSLKRDIPSGQREILFAQWMKVALPIFLVEGFFFLLINVDVLMVGHAMDPQHVAIYFAATKIMALAHFVYFAVKASVAQRYSDLLHSGDHAEFASFAEASTRWTFWPTLFLGLFILALGYPLLMLFGSAFTEGYPLLFILIIGVIARASVGPAESLLNMSGKQNICALLYAVTLAVNVGLNLVLIPRFGLMGAAFSTAFSMLLEAILLSTAVHKTMHITMFILIPRNRASDARSNSSEEIF encoded by the coding sequence GTGCGCTTTTCGGCAGCAAAAGCAGCGAGCCGGGTTCTACCTGGCAGGATCGCAGCTAGGCTTCGTCCCGTAACGGAGCGGGTCGATGCTATTCTGCTCGGCTCTGGTCCGCAGGCCGATGCGCAGCGCGCTTCACTTCTTGCCTTTTCCGTGCGTGTTGCAAGTGCAGCGATTGCGCTTATTTCTCAGGTTATTCTGGCGCGCTGGATGGGTGAATTCCAATACGGGATTTTCGTTCTGGTGTGGCTTTCCATGATCATCATCGGTGATCTCGCCTGCTTTGGTTTGCACACCACCATCATCCGTTATGCGCCTGAATATGTTCAGCGAAATCTGTTTAATCCACTTCGTGGTATTCTGTATGCTGGCCGCCTTTTTGCTCTTGGCTCAGCGACTGCAATCGCCTTGTTTGGCGCGGTACTGCTATTGCTTCTGAAAGATCGGATCGAGACCTATTATCTTATCCCGTTCATTCTCGGCTTTATCTGCCTGCCAATGATCGCACTTGGCAATATGCTTGATGGCATCGCTCGTTCGCGCACATGGATCATGATGGCGCTCACACCGAGCTATATCATCCGCCCTCTGCTCGTACTAATCTTCATGATCGCAGCTCACGCAGCCAGCTTGCCTTCCACAGCCACCACAGCTCTTGGAGTTTCTATCGCCGCTACATGGGCGACTACGGTTGGGCAATGGCTGATGCTTGATCGCTCCTTGAAGAGAGACATCCCATCAGGACAACGAGAAATATTGTTCGCCCAGTGGATGAAGGTCGCCTTACCGATCTTCCTCGTTGAAGGCTTTTTCTTCCTGCTCATCAATGTCGACGTGCTGATGGTCGGCCATGCTATGGACCCCCAGCATGTGGCGATCTATTTCGCTGCTACCAAAATCATGGCGCTTGCACACTTCGTCTATTTTGCAGTCAAAGCGAGCGTGGCGCAGCGCTATTCCGATCTTCTTCACAGTGGCGATCATGCGGAATTTGCAAGCTTTGCAGAAGCCTCAACACGCTGGACATTCTGGCCGACACTGTTTCTAGGCCTGTTCATTCTGGCACTAGGCTATCCGCTGCTCATGCTGTTCGGCAGTGCCTTCACCGAAGGCTATCCGCTACTTTTCATTCTCATCATCGGCGTGATTGCGCGCGCAAGTGTTGGACCTGCCGAAAGCCTGCTGAACATGTCAGGCAAACAGAATATCTGCGCTCTGCTTTATGCGGTTACACTTGCAGTCAACGTTGGCCTCAATCTGGTTCTCATCCCGCGTTTCGGTCTGATGGGCGCGGCTTTCTCGACCGCTTTCTCGATGCTTCTTGAAGCCATTCTGCTCTCAACCGCCGTGCATAAAACGATGCATATCACTATGTTTATTCTCATTCCCCGAAATCGCGCTTCTGACGCCCGCAGCAATAGCTCGGAGGAGATTTTCTAA
- a CDS encoding electron transfer flavoprotein subunit alpha/FixB family protein — MAILLIAEHDNASLSDQTAKALTAAAQIGGDVDILVAGKGAKAAADAAAKLSGVRKVLLAESDALENRLAEPLAAAIVELAGNYDTIIAPATTSAKNVLPRVAALLDVMQLSEIMEVVSADTFKRPIYAGNAIQTVQSTDAKKVITVRTASFSATGEGGSASVESINAAADPALSSFVENKLSDSDRPELTSAKIIISGGRALGSSEKFEEVILPVADKLGAAVGASRAAVDAGYAPNDWQVGQTGKVVAPELYIAVGISGAIQHLAGMKDSRVIVAINKDEEAPIFQVADYGLVGDLFTILPELQKAL; from the coding sequence ATGGCTATTCTTCTTATTGCCGAACATGACAATGCAAGCCTTTCCGATCAGACTGCAAAGGCTCTGACTGCTGCTGCCCAGATCGGTGGCGATGTCGATATTCTGGTTGCTGGCAAGGGCGCGAAAGCAGCCGCCGATGCAGCCGCCAAGCTTTCTGGCGTTCGCAAAGTTCTGTTGGCTGAAAGCGATGCGCTGGAAAACCGTCTGGCCGAGCCACTGGCTGCAGCCATCGTTGAACTCGCAGGAAACTACGACACGATCATTGCACCAGCCACCACTTCGGCCAAGAACGTGCTGCCGCGCGTTGCAGCACTTCTTGATGTGATGCAGCTGTCGGAAATCATGGAAGTCGTGTCTGCTGACACCTTCAAGCGTCCGATCTATGCAGGCAATGCGATCCAGACCGTGCAGTCGACTGATGCCAAGAAGGTCATCACGGTTCGTACGGCTTCTTTCTCGGCAACGGGTGAGGGCGGTTCGGCTTCGGTTGAAAGCATCAATGCGGCTGCTGATCCTGCTCTTTCGAGCTTCGTTGAAAACAAGCTTTCGGATTCCGATCGTCCGGAACTGACTTCTGCCAAGATCATCATCTCGGGCGGTCGTGCGCTTGGTTCGTCGGAGAAGTTTGAGGAAGTGATCCTGCCGGTTGCCGACAAGCTTGGTGCAGCCGTTGGTGCCAGCCGCGCGGCAGTTGATGCGGGCTACGCTCCAAATGACTGGCAGGTTGGTCAGACCGGTAAGGTGGTTGCACCGGAACTTTACATCGCAGTCGGTATTTCCGGTGCGATCCAGCATCTGGCTGGCATGAAAGACAGCCGCGTGATCGTTGCGATCAACAAGGACGAAGAAGCACCGATCTTCCAGGTGGCTGATTATGGCCTCGTGGGTGATCTCTTCACGATCCTGCCAGAGCTGCAGAAAGCGCTCTGA
- a CDS encoding cystathionine gamma-synthase family protein, translating into MTAPRPSKTSIGNHLLHPETQMLNYGYDPELSEGAVKPPVFLTSTFVFKSAEDGRDFFDFVSGRKEPPAGVGAGLVYSRFNHPNSEIVEDRLAVYEGTESCALFSSGMSAIATTLFAFARPGDVILHSQPLYGGTETLLAKTFHNFNVEAVAFADGVHEASIEKASDEALQKGRVSVVLIETPANPTNSLVDIAAIRRVADKIAEKQNGHRPVIVCDNTLLGPVFQKPLDHGADLSLYSLTKYVGGHSDLIAGAVLGAKAVVKQVKALRGAIGTQLDPHSCWMLGRSLETLGIRMDRADKNALAIAEFLRDHPKVGKLHYLPFEDAASDVGQLFKRQCTGAGSTFSFDIKGGQAAAFRFLNALQILKLAVSLGGTESLASHPAAMTHSGVPIEVRERIGVLESTIRLSIGIEHPDDLIADLAQALEAA; encoded by the coding sequence ATGACCGCGCCGCGTCCATCCAAGACCAGCATTGGTAATCATCTGCTTCATCCCGAAACGCAGATGCTTAATTACGGTTACGATCCCGAACTATCCGAGGGAGCCGTCAAGCCGCCTGTTTTTCTGACATCGACCTTTGTTTTCAAAAGCGCCGAAGACGGGCGCGATTTCTTTGATTTTGTATCCGGGCGCAAGGAGCCACCAGCCGGTGTCGGGGCTGGTCTCGTTTATTCGCGTTTCAATCATCCTAACAGCGAGATCGTGGAAGATCGTCTGGCCGTTTATGAAGGCACGGAAAGCTGCGCACTGTTTTCCTCCGGAATGTCGGCGATTGCTACGACGCTCTTTGCATTTGCGCGACCGGGCGACGTGATCCTGCATTCTCAGCCGCTTTATGGTGGCACAGAAACGCTGCTAGCCAAGACATTTCATAATTTCAATGTGGAAGCTGTGGCATTTGCCGATGGTGTGCATGAGGCTTCCATTGAGAAAGCCTCAGATGAGGCACTACAGAAGGGGCGCGTCTCAGTCGTTTTGATCGAAACACCGGCCAATCCGACCAATAGTCTTGTTGATATTGCCGCGATCCGGCGTGTCGCTGACAAGATTGCAGAAAAGCAGAACGGGCATCGTCCTGTTATCGTTTGCGATAATACTCTGCTTGGCCCGGTTTTCCAGAAGCCACTCGATCATGGCGCAGATCTGTCGCTTTACTCGCTGACGAAATATGTGGGAGGCCATTCCGATCTGATTGCCGGTGCAGTCCTTGGCGCAAAGGCGGTCGTAAAACAGGTAAAGGCGCTGCGCGGTGCCATTGGCACACAGCTCGACCCACATTCCTGCTGGATGCTTGGCCGTTCTCTGGAAACGCTTGGCATTCGCATGGATCGCGCTGACAAGAACGCCTTGGCGATAGCCGAATTCCTGCGTGACCATCCCAAGGTCGGGAAGCTGCATTATCTGCCTTTTGAAGATGCAGCATCCGATGTTGGTCAATTGTTCAAACGCCAATGCACAGGGGCAGGGTCAACCTTTTCATTTGATATCAAAGGTGGTCAGGCAGCGGCGTTCCGCTTTCTCAATGCATTGCAGATTTTGAAACTGGCGGTCAGCCTTGGTGGAACGGAATCGCTTGCAAGCCATCCGGCAGCGATGACACATTCAGGCGTTCCGATTGAAGTGCGTGAACGCATCGGCGTGCTGGAATCAACTATTCGCCTGTCGATTGGTATCGAGCATCCCGATGATCTGATTGCTGATCTGGCTCAGGCACTGGAAGCTGCCTGA